A window of Candidatus Omnitrophota bacterium contains these coding sequences:
- a CDS encoding N-acetyltransferase gives MIRKATINDVKQIQRLINSFAERDMMLPRSLNELYENIRDFFVRVERGRVIGCCALHIVGWEGMAEIKSLAVEKKRHGSGIGRGLLSACLEEARLLKAKKIFALTYCPGFFKKFEFRPIDKSKLPHKIWAECCDCPKFPNCKETAVIRNLK, from the coding sequence ATGATACGCAAAGCCACCATAAACGACGTGAAGCAGATTCAGCGGCTGATAAATTCCTTTGCCGAACGTGATATGATGCTGCCGCGTTCGCTTAACGAGCTATACGAGAACATAAGGGATTTTTTTGTGCGCGTTGAAAGAGGCAGGGTCATCGGCTGCTGCGCCTTGCACATAGTCGGCTGGGAGGGGATGGCTGAGATCAAGTCGCTGGCGGTTGAGAAGAAAAGGCACGGCAGCGGCATAGGCAGGGGGCTTCTTTCCGCCTGCCTTGAAGAGGCGCGCCTGCTTAAGGCAAAAAAGATATTCGCGCTTACGTATTGCCCGGGGTTTTTTAAGAAGTTTGAGTTCAGGCCTATTGACAAATCAAAACTCCCGCATAAAATATGGGCGGAGTGCTGCGATTGCCCGAAGTTCCCCAATTGTAAAGAGACGGCAGTGATCAGAAACCTAAAATAG
- a CDS encoding AAA family ATPase, giving the protein MYFRKLELCGFKSFADKTVLDFEPGITAVVGPNGCGKSNIFDSIRWVLGEQSVKELRGSKMEDVIFNGSDTKPNLGMAEVSLSFSNESKALPVDSEEVVITRRLFRSGESEYLLNSTQVRLKDIQEIFMGTGIGAESYSLIQQGKIDLILSSRPEDRRLVFDEASGITKYKSQKREAMRKLEDTEQNLLRLNDIVTEVNRQITSLERQANKARRYREVFDELKGLELKLGARQFSDLNGQQLQVRLSASQSREEYAVKSAQMQEISSGLEEHNSRLRQLEERISSLKDKVVSMDNTIERDRQMIAVDTERIEELRLRAERLAGQRAQIELKAKDNKQRLDDFEGEFSKRQAEIEGKKALRSEAERLLDEIASKVKVLNDGVSAAKEKIIGFAGIQVRLRNESVDADVKAQNTFARKRRLELERAKLAQEKSGVEEALAAVALEARQIQGRFDEINSRVSSSVENLNNEKAMLKRLEEEIISLEKDKMGLESQREFLEKLKLKYEDISETHRAVLLLDKLPQEEISGFLAKVGSVSESDDAAGGFSFRAECEAKPIPLGTKEITEKIDAMARNIASLQNACQEKRLFIEALENELSNHREDLHSQEVSLIDKKSQQTGIREQLDKLNSEKELLDFEHQDTEKELAGLKLRQETLGNELKDVENQLKEQNDLIASSQELMLSLGFKREEHLLQFTQLKSEIDSLTRSMDSENETLRMLRTTYEQDRQALGAAVKEIEEAAVKQEELASQIKSMQEEIGRAQQERQTDSALIEDLREQFKLLDGNLIEDRKRHAELAGSVEELSARMHKYEMADQEINFKKGAIKERMLQAYKVDIDTLPVAEGDAPLDMEECVQKIEALKKRVDSYGSVNLVAIEEYDELKTRYDFLIQQQADLVSAKDSLHEAILKINRTTRKMFLDTFSRITEEFRNYFKVLFSGGDAQLFLLDENDPLESGIEIVARPPGKKLQNVLLLSGGEKSMTAIALIFAIFKVNPSPFCVLDEIDAALDEANVDRFSRVLQEFSKASQFIVITHNKKTIANAGVMYGITMEESGVSKIVSVKFSENDKKAAAVSRVRRAGAADEEVPAPAQ; this is encoded by the coding sequence ATGTATTTCAGGAAATTAGAGCTATGCGGTTTTAAATCGTTCGCTGACAAGACGGTCCTTGATTTTGAGCCCGGCATTACCGCCGTGGTCGGCCCGAACGGCTGCGGCAAGTCCAATATATTTGATTCAATACGCTGGGTCCTGGGCGAGCAGTCGGTCAAGGAACTGCGCGGCTCAAAGATGGAGGACGTTATTTTTAACGGTTCGGATACGAAGCCGAATTTAGGCATGGCAGAGGTATCATTATCGTTCTCCAACGAATCAAAGGCGCTTCCCGTTGATTCCGAAGAGGTGGTCATTACGCGACGGCTTTTCCGTTCCGGAGAGAGCGAATACCTGCTTAACAGCACGCAGGTCCGCCTCAAGGATATTCAAGAGATATTTATGGGCACAGGCATAGGCGCGGAGTCCTATTCACTTATCCAGCAGGGCAAGATAGACCTTATTCTAAGCTCAAGGCCTGAAGACCGCCGCCTTGTCTTTGACGAGGCAAGCGGGATAACAAAATACAAGTCGCAAAAGCGCGAGGCAATGCGCAAGCTTGAAGATACCGAGCAGAACCTGCTGCGCCTCAATGATATTGTCACCGAGGTCAACAGGCAGATAACCTCACTGGAAAGACAGGCGAACAAGGCAAGGCGCTACAGGGAGGTGTTTGATGAATTGAAGGGCTTGGAGCTGAAGTTGGGCGCCAGGCAGTTCTCTGACTTGAATGGCCAGCAGCTGCAGGTGCGGCTGAGCGCGTCTCAGTCGCGTGAGGAGTACGCGGTCAAGTCGGCCCAGATGCAGGAAATAAGCTCGGGCCTGGAAGAGCACAACAGCCGCTTAAGGCAGCTTGAAGAGAGGATCTCTTCATTGAAGGACAAGGTCGTGTCAATGGATAATACCATTGAGAGGGACCGCCAGATGATCGCGGTAGATACCGAGAGGATAGAAGAGTTGCGGTTGAGGGCGGAGAGATTGGCCGGGCAGAGGGCGCAGATAGAACTTAAGGCCAAAGACAATAAGCAGCGGCTGGATGATTTTGAGGGCGAATTTTCCAAGAGGCAGGCGGAGATAGAGGGCAAGAAGGCTTTACGCTCGGAAGCGGAGCGCCTTCTGGACGAGATCGCGAGCAAGGTCAAGGTGCTCAACGACGGCGTAAGCGCGGCAAAAGAGAAGATAATCGGGTTTGCCGGCATTCAGGTCAGGCTGCGCAATGAAAGCGTTGACGCGGACGTCAAGGCGCAGAATACATTCGCGCGCAAAAGGCGGCTGGAACTGGAGCGCGCGAAGCTGGCCCAGGAAAAGAGCGGGGTGGAAGAAGCCCTCGCGGCCGTTGCTTTGGAGGCGCGGCAGATACAGGGTAGATTTGATGAAATAAACTCCAGGGTCAGCTCTTCCGTGGAAAATCTTAATAACGAGAAGGCGATGCTCAAGAGGCTGGAGGAGGAGATCATCTCGCTTGAGAAGGATAAGATGGGCCTTGAGTCGCAGAGGGAGTTTCTGGAGAAGCTTAAATTGAAGTACGAAGATATAAGCGAAACGCACAGGGCGGTCCTGCTGCTGGATAAACTGCCTCAGGAGGAAATAAGCGGTTTTCTTGCCAAGGTGGGCAGCGTATCCGAGTCAGATGACGCGGCAGGCGGATTTTCTTTCAGGGCGGAATGCGAGGCAAAGCCCATTCCTCTGGGCACAAAGGAGATAACGGAAAAGATAGACGCTATGGCCCGGAATATTGCTTCTCTGCAGAATGCCTGCCAGGAAAAGCGGCTGTTCATTGAAGCGCTGGAAAACGAATTATCAAATCACAGGGAAGACCTCCATTCGCAGGAGGTGTCCTTGATAGACAAGAAGTCGCAGCAGACAGGCATAAGAGAGCAGCTGGACAAGTTGAATTCCGAGAAGGAGCTGCTTGATTTTGAGCATCAGGACACGGAAAAGGAGCTGGCAGGGCTGAAATTGCGCCAGGAGACCCTGGGCAACGAATTAAAGGATGTGGAGAACCAGCTCAAAGAACAAAATGACCTTATCGCTTCTTCACAGGAATTGATGCTGTCCCTGGGTTTCAAGAGAGAAGAGCACCTGCTGCAGTTTACGCAGTTGAAGTCAGAGATCGACTCTTTGACCAGATCGATGGATTCAGAGAACGAGACCCTGCGGATGCTCAGGACGACATATGAGCAGGACAGGCAGGCCCTGGGCGCGGCTGTCAAAGAGATAGAGGAGGCGGCCGTTAAGCAGGAAGAGCTGGCTTCCCAGATCAAGTCAATGCAGGAAGAGATCGGCCGCGCGCAGCAGGAGAGGCAGACAGACAGCGCCTTGATCGAGGACTTAAGAGAGCAGTTCAAATTACTGGACGGTAATCTTATTGAAGACAGGAAGCGCCACGCCGAGTTGGCCGGCAGTGTGGAGGAACTCAGCGCCCGGATGCATAAATACGAGATGGCTGATCAGGAGATCAATTTTAAGAAGGGCGCCATCAAAGAAAGGATGCTCCAGGCATACAAGGTAGACATAGATACGCTGCCTGTCGCGGAGGGCGACGCGCCTTTAGATATGGAGGAATGCGTTCAGAAGATAGAGGCGCTTAAGAAACGCGTTGATTCTTACGGCTCTGTGAACCTCGTAGCCATAGAAGAATACGACGAACTTAAGACCAGATACGATTTCCTCATACAGCAGCAGGCCGACCTGGTTTCCGCCAAGGATTCCCTGCACGAGGCGATCCTGAAGATCAACCGCACTACCCGCAAGATGTTCCTGGATACATTTTCCAGGATCACCGAGGAATTCAGGAATTATTTCAAGGTCCTGTTTTCCGGAGGCGACGCGCAGCTGTTCCTTTTAGACGAGAATGACCCGCTTGAATCGGGCATAGAGATAGTGGCCCGGCCGCCGGGAAAAAAGCTGCAGAACGTTCTGCTTCTTTCCGGAGGCGAAAAGTCAATGACCGCCATAGCCCTGATCTTCGCCATATTCAAGGTCAACCCTTCTCCGTTCTGCGTGCTTGACGAAATAGACGCGGCGCTGGATGAGGCGAATGTTGACAGGTTTTCAAGGGTCCTTCAGGAATTTTCCAAGGCCTCGCAGTTCATAGTCATAACCCACAATAAGAAAACCATAGCCAATGCCGGCGTGATGTACGGCATAACTATGGAAGAGTCGGGTGTCTCCAAGATCGTCTCAGTGAAGTTCAGTGAAAATGATAAGAAGGCCGCGGCAGTCAGCCGCGTGCGGCGCGCCGGAGCCGCGGATGAAGAAGTCCCCGCGCCGGCTCAATAG
- a CDS encoding electron transfer flavoprotein subunit beta/FixA family protein, whose product MNIIVCIKQVPETTEVRINPETNTLIREGVQSIINPFDMYALEEGIRLKEKLGCKAIALTMGPPQAENALREAISMGIDDGILLTDRAFAGSDTWATSYALSCAIKKIGNYRLIICGKQASDGDTAQVGPGIATHLDIPQITYVKKIESINDKEIKAFRMTEEGYEIIQSSLPALITVVKEINEPRLPSLKGKMRARQAVITKWSAADAAADHKYLGLSGSPTQVVKIFTPAPRQGGQIFEGEAADCADKLVELLKKEI is encoded by the coding sequence ATGAATATAATTGTCTGTATAAAGCAGGTTCCCGAGACCACGGAAGTCCGTATAAATCCCGAAACAAACACTCTTATCAGAGAAGGGGTGCAGTCAATAATAAACCCCTTTGATATGTACGCCTTGGAAGAAGGCATACGCCTTAAAGAGAAACTTGGCTGCAAGGCCATTGCCCTTACTATGGGGCCGCCTCAGGCGGAGAACGCGTTAAGGGAGGCGATATCCATGGGGATCGATGACGGCATACTCCTTACCGACCGCGCCTTTGCCGGCAGCGATACCTGGGCTACCAGCTACGCCTTGTCCTGCGCCATAAAAAAGATAGGGAATTACCGCCTGATCATCTGCGGAAAGCAGGCATCCGACGGAGATACCGCGCAGGTGGGCCCCGGCATCGCCACGCACCTTGATATACCCCAGATCACGTATGTGAAGAAGATCGAATCAATAAATGATAAAGAGATAAAGGCCTTCCGCATGACAGAGGAGGGCTATGAGATAATACAGTCGTCCCTGCCGGCGTTGATCACAGTGGTCAAAGAGATAAATGAGCCGCGCCTTCCTTCTTTGAAGGGCAAGATGCGCGCCAGGCAGGCAGTGATTACTAAGTGGAGCGCAGCGGATGCCGCGGCAGACCACAAATATTTAGGCCTCAGCGGTTCTCCCACGCAGGTAGTGAAGATATTTACGCCCGCCCCCAGGCAGGGCGGGCAGATCTTTGAGGGCGAGGCAGCTGACTGCGCCGATAAGTTAGTTGAATTATTAAAGAAAGAAATATGA
- a CDS encoding diguanylate cyclase, whose amino-acid sequence MENIKSIQEELNRARSELNVLYEISNAMRTTLQLDEILYIILTGVTAHVGLGFNRAILFLVNEQEKIVEGKMAIGPDTGEEANRIWTKIEEEKKNLDDLIGAYEASDRMIESSLNRQITHIKIPLEANSNNLLAIGVLDAMPLHLTKETIVNYKNDPLVRMLDTEEIAIVPLRGKDKVNGIITADNIFTKKPITKDDLRLLMMLANQAGLAIENSRLYENAIIRSHTDSLTNLWNHGYFQYTLQKELEKAGALNSAVSLIMIDMDNFKDYNDTWGHQTGDKILRDLAGLIQSYSRKMDYVCRYGGEEFTVILPQANKADAIRLAERLREAIIRHKFSHEEIMPGKELTASFGIATYPQDGKTPHELISHSDKMLLKAKKEGKNRVY is encoded by the coding sequence ATGGAAAACATCAAGAGCATACAGGAAGAACTGAACAGGGCAAGGTCGGAGCTTAACGTCCTCTACGAGATATCAAACGCGATGCGCACCACCCTGCAGCTGGATGAGATCCTCTATATCATACTGACCGGGGTTACCGCGCACGTGGGGCTGGGATTTAACCGCGCCATATTGTTCCTGGTCAACGAACAGGAAAAGATCGTTGAAGGGAAAATGGCCATAGGCCCTGATACCGGCGAAGAGGCCAACAGGATATGGACAAAAATAGAAGAAGAGAAAAAGAACCTGGACGATCTGATAGGCGCCTATGAGGCATCGGATAGAATGATCGAATCCTCCCTGAACAGGCAGATAACCCATATAAAAATACCCCTTGAAGCGAATTCCAATAATCTGCTTGCTATCGGAGTGCTTGACGCCATGCCCCTTCACCTGACAAAAGAAACGATCGTAAACTATAAAAACGACCCTCTGGTGCGCATGCTTGATACTGAAGAAATAGCCATAGTCCCCCTAAGGGGCAAGGATAAGGTCAACGGGATCATTACGGCGGATAACATATTTACCAAAAAGCCCATAACAAAAGACGACCTGCGCCTGCTGATGATGCTGGCAAACCAGGCCGGGCTTGCCATAGAGAACTCCCGGCTCTACGAAAACGCCATAATCCGCTCTCATACGGATTCACTCACTAATCTCTGGAACCACGGCTACTTTCAGTACACCTTGCAAAAAGAGCTGGAAAAGGCCGGCGCCCTCAACAGCGCCGTATCCCTGATCATGATCGATATGGACAACTTCAAGGACTATAACGACACCTGGGGCCACCAGACAGGAGACAAGATCCTCAGGGACCTGGCCGGGCTTATTCAGAGCTACTCAAGAAAGATGGATTACGTTTGCAGGTACGGCGGAGAGGAATTTACCGTTATACTGCCTCAGGCCAATAAGGCCGACGCCATACGGCTGGCGGAACGGCTGCGCGAAGCCATAATAAGGCACAAATTCAGCCATGAAGAGATCATGCCCGGCAAAGAGCTTACTGCCAGCTTCGGAATAGCGACCTACCCGCAAGACGGCAAAACCCCGCACGAACTGATATCACACTCCGATAAAATGCTGCTTAAGGCAAAAAAGGAAGGAAAAAACCGCGTCTATTGA
- a CDS encoding electron transfer flavoprotein subunit alpha: MSIQISKEKCTGCKLCIKVCPFGAIAVVDKKAVVDFDKCNLCGACEPVCKFGAIVILKKKAGKPADLKDYKGVWVFCEQKEGKVQSVAYELLGKGRELADKLKTELSAVLIGNDMDGQVDEIIWRGADIVYLVEDLRLLHYMDDVYAYCLTKLINKHKPEIVLCGATTIGRSLISKVAVKIYAGLTADCTGLDIDLKERMLLQTRPAFGGNIMATIITPNHRPQMATVRHKVMKQAAEDKKRKGRVIREEFTPEELASRTTLLDVVEEIESLINISEADIIVSGGRGMRGPENFKLLEGLASVLGGAVGASRSAVDAGWMPYSHQVGQTGKTVCPKIYFACGISGQIQHLVGMQSSKVIVAINHDPHAPIFKVATYGIVADLFEAVPLLTKKFKEIKGGC, translated from the coding sequence ATGAGCATTCAGATCTCTAAAGAAAAATGCACCGGCTGCAAGCTTTGTATCAAGGTCTGCCCTTTCGGCGCCATAGCCGTTGTGGATAAAAAGGCGGTGGTTGACTTTGACAAGTGCAATCTATGCGGCGCCTGCGAACCGGTGTGCAAGTTCGGCGCCATAGTCATACTGAAGAAGAAGGCCGGCAAGCCGGCGGACTTGAAGGATTATAAAGGCGTATGGGTATTCTGCGAGCAGAAAGAGGGCAAGGTCCAGTCAGTCGCGTATGAACTGCTGGGAAAAGGCAGGGAGCTGGCGGACAAGCTAAAGACAGAGCTGTCCGCGGTCTTGATCGGCAATGATATGGACGGGCAGGTGGATGAGATCATATGGCGGGGGGCGGATATCGTCTATCTTGTGGAAGACCTTCGCCTGCTTCACTATATGGACGATGTCTACGCTTACTGTTTAACGAAGCTGATAAATAAGCACAAGCCGGAGATTGTGCTCTGCGGCGCCACCACCATCGGCCGTTCCCTGATCTCCAAGGTGGCGGTCAAGATATACGCGGGGCTGACCGCGGACTGCACAGGGCTGGACATTGATCTTAAAGAGAGGATGCTGCTTCAGACGCGGCCGGCATTCGGCGGCAATATCATGGCTACGATCATCACTCCTAATCACCGGCCTCAGATGGCAACGGTGCGCCATAAAGTGATGAAGCAGGCGGCGGAGGACAAAAAGAGAAAGGGCAGGGTCATACGGGAAGAGTTCACGCCGGAAGAGCTGGCGTCCAGGACGACCCTGCTTGACGTGGTTGAAGAAATAGAGTCATTGATAAATATATCTGAAGCGGATATAATCGTTTCAGGCGGCAGGGGCATGCGCGGACCGGAGAATTTTAAATTATTAGAGGGGCTGGCCTCTGTCCTGGGCGGCGCAGTCGGCGCATCGCGCTCAGCGGTTGATGCGGGCTGGATGCCTTATTCGCATCAGGTAGGACAGACCGGCAAGACGGTCTGCCCCAAGATCTATTTTGCCTGCGGCATATCGGGGCAGATCCAGCATCTTGTAGGCATGCAGTCGTCAAAGGTGATCGTCGCCATTAACCATGACCCCCATGCCCCCATATTTAAGGTGGCGACATACGGCATAGTGGCCGACCTCTTTGAGGCCGTGCCGCTTCTGACTAAAAAATTCAAAGAAATAAAAGGCGGGTGTTAA
- a CDS encoding acyl-CoA dehydrogenase family protein, with product MDYLLTEEQKMIRDLCRQIARDKIKPVAAKYDASEEFPWDMMKILAQSDLFAIFIPAEYGGMGGGVLDLCIATEELSRACGGISVCYAASALGTFPIILFGTDEQKKKYLPPLAKGEKIAAFGITEPAAGSDASAIQTTAKKSGDHYILNGTKHFITNGGEAEIYVIIAMTDKAKGARGASAFIVEKGTPGFTFGKKEDKLGIRASATRELVFTDCKIPAANLLSKEGMGFIVTMHTFDKSRPGVAAQALGIAQGALDEAVKYSTEREQFGKSIASFQGIQWMLADMATEVEAARALVYSVARHVDAGVKNVSKESAMAKLFASDVAMKVTTDAVQILGGYGYMKEYPVEKHMRDAKITQIYEGTNQIQRNIIALQLIKEAKR from the coding sequence ATGGATTATCTTTTGACCGAAGAACAGAAAATGATAAGGGACCTCTGCAGGCAGATAGCGCGGGATAAGATCAAGCCGGTAGCGGCAAAGTATGACGCCTCGGAGGAGTTCCCCTGGGATATGATGAAGATCCTGGCGCAGTCGGACCTTTTTGCCATATTTATCCCGGCAGAGTACGGGGGCATGGGCGGAGGCGTATTGGACCTTTGTATCGCCACCGAAGAATTGTCCCGCGCCTGCGGCGGCATATCTGTATGCTATGCCGCTTCAGCGCTGGGGACGTTCCCCATCATCCTCTTTGGCACGGATGAACAGAAGAAAAAATACCTGCCTCCTCTGGCAAAGGGCGAGAAGATCGCTGCTTTCGGTATCACTGAGCCGGCAGCCGGTTCAGATGCCTCTGCCATACAGACCACGGCTAAGAAATCCGGAGATCACTATATATTGAACGGCACAAAGCATTTTATTACCAACGGCGGCGAGGCAGAGATATACGTGATCATTGCCATGACGGACAAGGCAAAGGGCGCCAGAGGCGCCTCCGCCTTCATCGTTGAAAAAGGCACGCCCGGGTTCACATTCGGCAAAAAAGAAGATAAGCTCGGCATCAGGGCTTCGGCGACCAGAGAGCTTGTCTTTACCGATTGCAAAATACCCGCGGCTAATCTCTTAAGCAAGGAGGGTATGGGGTTTATAGTGACAATGCATACATTTGATAAATCGCGGCCCGGGGTCGCGGCCCAGGCATTAGGCATAGCGCAGGGGGCTTTGGATGAGGCGGTAAAATACTCCACGGAAAGAGAGCAGTTCGGCAAGTCAATAGCGTCGTTTCAGGGCATACAATGGATGCTGGCGGATATGGCGACGGAGGTTGAGGCGGCCCGGGCGCTGGTCTATTCTGTCGCCCGCCACGTGGACGCCGGGGTGAAGAACGTATCAAAGGAATCCGCCATGGCAAAGCTGTTCGCTTCCGACGTGGCAATGAAGGTGACTACCGACGCCGTTCAGATACTGGGCGGTTATGGATACATGAAGGAATACCCCGTGGAGAAGCATATGCGCGATGCCAAGATCACCCAGATCTACGAAGGCACCAACCAGATACAGAGGAACATCATCGCGCTGCAACTGATAAAGGAAGCCAAGAGATAA